A part of Borrelia hispanica CRI genomic DNA contains:
- a CDS encoding DUF3890 domain-containing protein has product MSSDVESEGLRDIYLKIKSLLNVTEDNLSFDEFQQQANLLEMIIKTKGISLNSLNESQASLLLYYYLGCKLQRCGVIHDIDLGRIKKEKLGELEIDYHPTSDNTTCINNDYCIAFEALLKEVKLEQTKPFAIGVV; this is encoded by the coding sequence ATGAGTAGTGATGTCGAATCAGAAGGACTTAGAGATATTTATCTTAAAATTAAATCTCTTTTAAATGTAACAGAAGATAATTTAAGTTTTGATGAGTTTCAACAACAAGCAAATTTACTTGAGATGATAATTAAAACAAAAGGTATCAGCTTGAACTCATTAAATGAAAGTCAAGCATCACTACTCTTATATTACTACTTAGGATGTAAGTTACAACGTTGTGGTGTAATACATGATATTGATCTTGGACGAATAAAGAAAGAAAAATTAGGTGAACTGGAGATTGATTATCATCCAACATCTGATAATACAACCTGTATAAATAATGATTATTGTATTGCTTTTGAAGCTCTACTTAAAGAAGTAAAA